In Musa acuminata AAA Group cultivar baxijiao chromosome BXJ3-11, Cavendish_Baxijiao_AAA, whole genome shotgun sequence, one DNA window encodes the following:
- the LOC135652909 gene encoding NAC domain-containing protein 6-like has protein sequence MASSEPQSPLPSYEFPAGFRFRPTGIEILKYYLLNKVSGQALPYDGGFEEMDIYRHDPDQLPVDISDGHSRWAYFFVSTATPDEDGYDNVRSTPHGLWKLQRPDRPVQDDDDDDDRVIGYKRSFVFYSTKAHCRSARTGWRMNEYRLSRKFDRSKDDSQISACEIYILMEDRASNHDYKACSERSKSQVERRMLVPVDSAQA, from the exons ATGGCCTCGTCCGAGCCTCAATCTCCGTTGCCCTCGTACGAGTTCCCGGCCGGGTTTCGGTTCCGGCCGACCGGGATCGAGATTCTCAAGTATTACCTACTCAACAAGGTGTCAGGCCAAGCCCTCCCGTATGATGGAGGGTTCGAGGAGATGGACATCTATCGCCATGATCCAGATCAGCTCCCCG TTGATATCTCTGACGGACACAGTAGATGGGCGTATTTCTTCGTGTCTACGGCGACGCCAGATGAGGATGGCTATGACAATGTCAGGAGTACACCGCATGGCCTTTGGAAGCTCCAAAGACCTGATCGCCCTGtgcaagatgatgatgatgatgatgatcgtgTCATTGGTTACAAGAGATCGTTTGTGTTCTACAGCACAAAAGCGCATTGTCGTTCCGCAAGAACAGGTTGGAGGATGAACGAGTATAGACTCAGTCGCAAGTTTGATCGATCGAAAGATGATTCTCAG ATATCTGCATGCGAGATATACATTCTGATGGAAGACAGAGCAAGCAACCACGATTATAAAGCATGTTCAGAAAGATCGAAATCACAAGTAGAGCGTAGGATGCTCGTCCCTGTTGATTCGGCGCAGGCCTAG
- the LOC135652910 gene encoding pyruvate dehydrogenase E1 component subunit alpha-3, chloroplastic-like has protein sequence MSAFSAVRIPFPAVVAARSTGEKPSSPFLCSPAAAPGIHSSPLRSPRLGRPPLAVSSDVLSSQKPLGSNSSPSYQAVISRDEALELYEDMVLGRVFEDMCAQMYYRGKMFGFVHLYNGQEAVSTGFIKLLETRDSVVSTYRDHVHAISKGVPARAVMAELFGKATGCCRGQGGSMHMFSEPHNLLGGFAFIGEGIPVATGAAFSSKYRHEVLKEAKPDGLDVTVAFFGDGTCNNGQFFECLNMAELWKLPIVFVVENNLWAIGMSHLRATSDPEIWKKGPAFGMPGVHVDGMDVLKVREVAMEAIARARNGEGPTLVECETYRFRGHSLADPDELRKADEKSHYAARDPIVSLKKYILEKNLASESELKAIEKKIDDIIEEAVEFADSSPHPPRSQLLENVFADPKGFGIGPDGKYRCEDPKFTEGTAQV, from the exons ATGTCGGCCTTCTCCGCCGTCAGGATCCCATTTCCCGCTGTCGTCGCCGCTCGATCTACCGGCGAGAAGCCCTCCTCCCCCTTCCTCTGCTCGCCGGCTGCCGCACCTGGCATCCACAGCTCGCCCCTCAGGTCGCCTCGCCTCGGCCGCCCTCCCCTTGCCGTCTCCTCTGACGTCCTCAGCAGCCAGAAGCCCCTTGGCTCTAATTCCTCCCCCTCCTACCAG GCGGTAATAAGCCGAGATGAGGCGTTGGAGCTGTACGAGGACATGGTCTTGGGGCGCGTCTTTGAGGACATGTGCGCGCAAATGTACTACCGTGGCAAGATGTTTGGTTTCGTCCACCTATACAACGGCCAAGAAGCTGTCTCCACCGGTTTCATTAAGCTCCTTGAAACCCGGGATAGCGTCGTTAGCACATATCGAGATCACGTCCATGCCATCAGCAAGGGTGTCCCCGCTCGTGCCGTCATGGCTGAGCTCTTCGGCAAGGCTACCGGCTGCTGTCGTGGCCAGGGCGGCTCCATGCACATGTTCTCTGAACCCCATAATCTTCTTGGTGGCTTTGCTTTCATAGGTGAAGGTATCCCAGTGGCCACTGGTGCCGCGTTCTCGTCCAAGTACCGCCACGAGGTCCTCAAGGAGGCTAAGCCCGACGGCCTTGATGTCACCGTCGCCTTCTTCGGTGACGGGACCTGCAATAATGGTCAATTCTTTGAGTGCCTCAACATGGCTGAGCTCTGGAAGCTGCCCATCGTGTTTGTTGTGGAGAATAATCTATGGGCAATTGGGATGTCGCACCTTAGAGCGACTTCCGACCCCGAGATCTGGAAGAAGGGACCAGCATTCGGCATGCCCGGGGTGCACGTTGATGGGATGGATGTATTGAAGGTTCGGGAGGTGGCGATGGAAGCGATCGCAAGAGCGAGGAATGGAGAAGGACCCACACTGGTTGAGTGTGAGACTTACCGTTTTAGGGGGCACTCACTTGCTGATCCCGATGAGCTCCGGAAGGCTG ATGAGAAATCACATTATGCTGCAAGAGATCCTATCGTGAGTTTGAAGAAGTATATTCTTGAAAAGAACCTTGCAAGTGAATCAGAGCTGAAGGCTATCGAGAAAAAGATAGATGACATTATTGAAGAAGCTGTAGAGTTTGCAGATTCAAGTCCACATCCCCCAAGAAGCCAGCTGCTGGAAAATGTTTTTGCAGACCCCAAGGGGTTTGGCATTGGGCCTGATGGGAAGTACAGGTGCGAGGATCCTAAATTTACGGAAGGCACTGCTCAGGTCTAA
- the LOC103972145 gene encoding large ribosomal subunit protein uL2 — protein sequence MGRVIRAQRKGAGSVFRSHTHHRKGPARFRSLDFGERNGYLKGVVTEILHDPGRGAPLARVTFRHPFRYKLQKELFIAAEGMYTGQFVYCGRKASLMVGNVLPLRSIPEGAVVCNVEHHVGDRGVLARASGDYAIVISHNPDNGTSRIKLPSGAKKIVPSNCRAMIGQVAGGGRTEKPLLKAGNAYHKFRVKRNCWPKVRGVAMNPVEHPHGGGNHQHIGHASTVRRDAPPGQKVGLIAARRTGRLRGQAAATAAKAEKTS from the exons ATGGGACGCGTGATCCGTGCCCAGAGGAAGGGAGCGGGGTCAGTGTTCCGCTCCCACACTCACCACCGCAAGGGGCCGGCCCGTTTCCGGAGCCTCGACTTCGGGGAGCGCAATGGCTACCTCAAGGGCGTGGTCACCGAGATCCTGCACGACCCTGGTCGTGGCGCCCCCCTCGCCCGCGTCACCTTCCGCCACCCCTTCCGGTACAAGCTCCAGAAGGAGCTCTTCATCGCCGCCGAGGGGATGTACACCGGCCAGTTCGTCTACTGCGGCCGTAAGGCCTCCCTCATGGTCGGCAACGTCCTCCCCCTCCGCTCCATTCCCGAGGGTGCCGTCGTCTGCAACGTGGAGCACCACGTTGGCGATCGCGGCGTCCTCGCCCGCGCCTCCGGCGATTACGCCATTGTCATCAGCCACAACCCCGATAACGGCACCAGCAG GATCAAGCTCCCATCAGGAGCCAAGAAGATCGTCCCAAGCAACTGCCGTGCAATGATTGGCCAGGTCGCTGGTGGTGGCCGAACCGAGAAACCCCTACTCAAGGCAGGCAATGCCTACCACAAGTTCAGAGTGAAACGGAACTGCTGGCCGAAGGTTCGTGGTGTGGCTATGAACCCTGTGGAGCATCCCCACGGAGGAGGAAATCACCAGCACATCGGACATGCCTCCACCGTTCGCCGTGATGCTCCTCCTGGACAGAAGGTTGGTCTCATCGCCGCAAGGAGGACCGGTCGTCTCAGGGGACAGGCTGCCGCAACCGCTGCCAAGGCAGAGAAGACCTCTTAA